ccattaaTGAATATAGATATATCATGTATTAGTCTAAGCGTGCTTTACTTATATAGtactaaatattttaatgtataaagtACATAAAAGCTGAAAGAATTAGTTGTTATAAATTGAAAGTTTATGttcatataatatgaaaattgaacaaagtaatcaataataattattaacataaaattaaatataatttatctcGATCCACCAccattagttttatttattttttggttctAGTCTTGACTAGATTGTGCATGCAATAACCTTAGATCGAGGCGACTAATAGTTGttgtaaaacataaaaaatcatgcaaagataatatacaaatacttgTAGACTTCACCTTATATTTAGCGGTTCAGAAAGTGGCTATTTTGCCAATTCTAGTCCTGAATGTGTCGGTTATATTTGGCCCGGCCCAAAAAGGAGTGCTTATTAGGTTAGGTTAGGGTTTGATATAAATGAGACTGGGGAGAGAGTAAGAAGCTAACAAAACAAAGTAAGTAACAATGGCGTGTACTGTGGATTTTCGGTGCCTGGACGAAGGATTCGGAGGAAAAACGTACAAACGAAAGAGAGCAGAGAAAGAGCAAGGTAATGGTAATGGTAATGGTATAGAAGCCATGGAAGTGGAGGAGATTCCAAGGAAGAGACAAGCGGTACCATCTGAGGAGGATCCAAACAAACCTGTATTGGGAAGGCCGACATACGACGGGGTGATTGCAGGGAGGGTATCGGGAAGGAATTGGAAACAGCCGCGTAAACACAGATCATCGGCAGCGAAGGTGAGCGTGAAGGGGAAGTCATTGGAGCAGAGGATGAAAGAGAAGGAGATAAAAAAGGCGTACAAGGAGAGAATCAATGAGCTCAAGGAAGAGATAAGACACAACAAGGTGGAGAAGCGGAAGCAGAGGgaggaaagagagaaaaagaagcaGGAAAACATTCTCAAGTCTGGCACCAAGGTTCAGAAGGTCACCAAtccaaaaaccctaaaaaagaTTGCCAAATCTAAGCAGAGGAAGCTCCTCAAGGTTGTTTCTGACCATCTTCTTAACCGTGGAAACAACAATTCTATCTCATAGATTATAGTTAGTTTGCTCTTATTATGTTTTTGCTTGATCCATCTAATAGTATTTGCGGGTTATATTTGTTCCTTCTGAATTCATGTATTGTTTGTTATACACAAATTTATGACGCACATTCGAGTTTAAGTTGCTTTTGTGAAAGTACAATCtcaataattcatattcaaaatgtatcacgtacataattcatcaatgaaaaatgaaaataaatgttAGAAGCAAAAGAATGTTGGAGTTGCAGGGGAAAAGCGTTTTTGAAAAACTGTGCTATACAGGACAGTATTTGCTGGTTTATGGTGTTTGCCCTGCACTATCTGCAATCCCTACTTCACCCTTCCCTTTTGACTATACTGGATAGGACAGTTTAAAACCACAAATTCACAGTGAGAAGAATAAAAGCAACCCTAATAACAAAATCAGGTAAAATATGGAGCATGAGATTTCTCTGCTTACAAAATTACtgaatttaagaaaagagtaaGGGCACTGGTCCCTTCTTTCCTCGTTCCTCCAGTAATTCAGATCATCAGGTATTCAGACAATTTCGCAGTGCACTTCCGAAGATCTGAGTTCACTGTGGTGGTTGTTACTAGTTTACACTCCAAGAGGAAGCTGCTTGGTGTGTTGAACACGAATCTTGATTCCCTTGTATTTGTGCATGTAAAATACTAATTAGGTTCAACTCAAATGGATCCATCATATCAAGCCATTGTTTCATGCCTCGGATTTCAGGGGATGTTTCACGCAGACTAGATCATCCAGCTTATTCCCATCCATCTTGTACAAAGACACACCTTCCATCTGCATATAGTGCTTCCGTGCTTCCTCCCTCAAGCTCTCAAAAGGCATGATTTCCCATCGATTGTAATTTGACTCCTTCCTGGTATCTGTCATATCTGTGGAACCAGATACAGGCCCAGTGCCATAGGGACCTGATTTGCCCCATACTTTACAGTTAACAAATCGTCCCAATCCCCCCTCTTGCCCAGCTTGCTTCTCTTTCAAATGCAATGCAGCTCTGTGAGCGTTGTTTATCATTTCTCGACTAGGCACATCAGACCAGTCTTGCTTTCTCTTTGCTCGCATAGGAGAATGGATTCGTATGACCTAAAATATGATTTCTTAGTGAGAGcatcaaacaaaaaatgaacaaattgaaaaatgaacttTTAACTGCATTAATCCAGTGTCCTTACTCCAAGGCATTCTAAGAGTTGATAATAAGCCCTTCCTTGGAGTGGGTTGTGCCCTTTCCTTGGTGTGGAAAAGTATCGAGTCCTATACAACAAAGTTCCCCAATAGCCACACAGAGATAATGTTTAATGGTCATTAGATGTAAGAAATTGCATGCAAAAGTTAAGAAAAGGTAAACTAGAAGATGGTAATAATTCAACATTGGATAGAGTTGCAAAGAGAAAACCCGATACCAAGTTTTTTAAATGTGCATTTATTTTGTCGTCTAGTAAAAGCAGAAGTAACAATGAAGAAGAGGAGCATAATAGAACATTACCATTCTgtgtaaccaggatcaacagtGAAACCATAGATGTCAACAATGTCGCACATGGAAAGTGCTAATTCTATTGATTTCATCCCAGTTCCTTTCGCACCTCTGCGTAATACGATACCTTGGAACAGATAGACTGGATTCCGGATTTTCTGCGATAAATAATGGAGGAAAATCATATTCTCTTCAAATGAACTTGATGTCACAAAGCATCAGATTCCCACCACCTTACAAAAAAATCAGATTCTACCACGTCATAAAATAATAGTAGGGCTTCTTTTTCAatcaaatatacatttaaaattcatttcCAACATGCCATGAAATATTACAAGTGTAACCAGGATCAACGTCTGAAGATAAATAAACAAATCCCTTAAGCCAACACTTCGAATCAATTAGCAATGTAGCACTGCATCAGCACAAGACATTCTTCAATTAACAGCATCTACTTCTAAAGAAAACTACTTAATCATCCATCCTGCAATCATGTTCGACAATTTTCATCTCACCGACATCGCGTACACACTATCCAACCTTGTTGACCTTACCTCTCCCCCATTATACCTCTGTTTCagctttattttattatttattttttgttgcaATTCATGCATAGACGAAGACTCTATTTATCCTCGTGTGCCAAATGCAACATCCTTTCTCCTTCTCGCGAACCACAGGAGCACCTAGCACCCAAAGGAGCAAAACTCATTTTCCTTTAAGGGTAAAGCGGCGCATAAAAACGGTTTGGCCGTCAAAGTTCGGTTCCTTCACAAACAAAGTTCAGAAGTTTTTTGGTTGAGTGGTGGTGGGTTCAAATCCATAGCCAAGAGCTTATGCTGGGTTGTATGATTCTCACTCGGGATTGCATTCCTTACAAAGACCTCTATCACCCTTCCTAAGGAGCATGTAGTCTATTTGAGTCTTGGCCAACATGCTCCGGAATATCACGAAGTGTTGGTCCTTCAGGGAAACTAGAGTCAGCTATCTCCAATTAAAAAGCTTTTGCATAATTCTAAAGTGAGGCTTCTTCTTCGTTTCTATCCCCAAAAGCAGAACCTTCATGCACATCATCATATAGCCTTTTGGAGTTGTCTCGACGTGGCTACTAAAATCTCCTCCGATGAATAGCTTCTCAGTGTGTGGATACCTCTCACAACCTCAACTAAATCGTCCCAAAAGCTCTTCTTAACCTCCTCGTCCATGTCTGCTTTTAGTGTGTAACACTAATAATATTCAAAGTAAGACCGGTAACAACTAGTTTAATCAACATCATCCTATCGCTGATCATCCTAATGTCTACCACTTGCTCCTTTAGATTTATATCTACTAGATTGTCTACTCTATTCCCGATCTTCGAGACTCCTGAGTACAACAATTTAAACGCATTCACATCTCGAGCCTTAGTTCCTACCCATTTGGTTATCTAGACACAAGTTATATTAATCTCCCTCTTCTTGAGAATCTTCACAATTCTATTGACTCCCTCATCAATGTCCCAATGTTCCAAGACCCTACTCTCAGCCTAGAAACTCTCTTAACCCAATTACCGCCCCTGCCTTTTTCCCTTGCCCGAGGACATGACTCTAGTCTACCATCATTCACTAGATTCATTAAAGCAAATTTGTAAACTAATCAGAGATATGCTAAAATATACACCGAATCAAGCAGAAATTAAGATTTGGCCATGGTAAAAAATGTGAGACGAACTCAGATTGGTGTTTTGAGTGTTCCAAAATGTTCATAATGTGTTTAAGAGTGATTTGCATATTTGAGGCATTAGTTTTTCTTAACCGAAGAAGGGTTGTGCATAAATCTCTGAATCACTCAACTGAATTGAGTTTCGATAATTCGGTAAGATTTTCAAGAGAAATTTAAGAATTATGATATTAGGGTTCAGTATGAAacattaatatcaatatataccatatatttgaaattgtttGTGCTTAATCTGATATTGACTTTCGATTGATTGGGTTTGGTACTGTTATAAATGGTTGAAATTTCACAAATTCTCTTGATTATTGGTTCCACTGagcttcatcatattttagtgaTCATTTGTTGAGTtgattatttgttaattttgttcGATCCATTGTTAAGATTGGAAGATGATATTTGGATGAACTGACATGAAGTTCATGTCAGTATTACCGAATTATTGTACCAAAACTCATTGACCAAAGTTTGATTTACCAGACTGAACTAAGAAGTTGGTATTTGGTATCTAGTTTCAATAACCGATTACCGAATTAGTGAATCCAAACTTTGGGAATACTGAATGTTCACCCTTACGACAAGGTGATGGGACGGTTGGTCTGGATAAACTCGACCCTCCCTATTTACGGAAACCATATTTACCATAGAGCTCTAGTGTCTTCCCTCTCTAGCTATTTAGTTTTTGTATTGATTACAGAAACCATTAGAAAACTGCCCAAACTTCCCCTATCGACTTTTGGTCGAAGTACCCAAAATTGGTTGACCAAATCGAACACGGATCCCACACCACACCCATGTCTTGTCGACGCAGGTGCAGCACCAAAATTGAAGAGTCCGAACAACTTAGAGAGCAAGAGTCCCATACTTCATGGAAAAGAAAGATCCAGCTGTTATGCATGGTTCCGCTCATATCAATTTGTgggggaggggggaggggggaggattaatattttgaaaatgtaGATATGCATTCATTTTTATAAGTAGAAATGTATCTTAGCTTGTAATTCTTCAACAAATTCCTGAAACAATATCAACTAAAGTCCAACCGACATTCACGGGTAGCACTTGATTGAAAATGTAAATTGAGAACAACTAAACTAACAATAGCAACCTCAAGAAGAAAGATTTAACGGAGAAACAAATTAGTAAAAGCATTCATCTGAACATAGAAGTAAAAAGATACTACCACTCATCTGAATGATACATTACCTTTATCATTGCATTGAAGTCTCTATGGATGACACTTTTAATTATAAGCACCTCATCATCTGAAAGTAAAGAAGGAATAGCAACAAATTATTAGAAGCTTCATGAGTATTGCTTCCAATAATAACAAATCACAGCGAAGTCATTGCTGACAATAATAAAAAGAGCAGTAAAAAGTTCACTGCTAATTTTCAGATGCTCTTCATTAGGACAAGTAATGTAGCTGATTGACTAATATGAAATGCTAATATCAAAATTACCCGTACAGTACAACTAAAAGGGATAATAATTACCCTGACCCtatatctaataaaaaataactgaACTGGAAGCATTTGAACAGAAATAGCAAAGACTTATTAACCAAAAACTAAAAGCCCATCAAGCTATTCAAAGTCATCAAAGAGCTATCTGCTAAGAAATGCTAACGGACTTGACAAACATGGTCCTATCACCTATGCTAAATAGAGAGGGGCACTGAAATCAATTTTCTTCTTAAACTTAATTAGAACTATCATCTTCCTCCTCTTTTGCTCAACATCTCTGGGTGTGTTGGGTATGAAGGaatttcctagaaaatgttttcttggaaaacaaGTGGACTTTCTAATTTATtatctcatgtttggttggtgaatgatatttttcataaaatatcttttatttttggctTGAGACTAGAAAATACTCTTTAGGATTAATTTTTTATCAGAAAATCAACCCCGATAATTGATCTAGAATCCGACCCCAACACCCAAACTAGGACAAGACCCTGATGATCGTTCCAAAATCCGACCTGGGAATTTTTTGGTCGCGGGTGGGGGcgtaaaaaatgaaattatttaaaatttgaaatttttttcaattttttttgattgggttggggggaggggggaggggTAGAGGTAGccgtaaaaatattttttgacgGGAATGGCCTAGGTGGGGGGGAGAGGAGGGTAAGGAGTTggcataaaaatgaaaaaaaatttcaaaaacaatttttttaaaaaaaaaattgacaaggATAGCCTGGGTGGTTGGGTCAAACTTAGGGATATatttcccaaaaatattttttttaaaaaaaattgatggggggtggggggtgaaaaactgaaaaaaaaaattgaaatatttttaaaagcaattttttttgaaggggTAGGGGATAGGGTTGGGTgaggtaaaaaaaaatcttaaaaattgaaacatttttcaaaaataatttttaaactttttattttttcatttgggtttggggggggggggtagggGTAGGATAAAGgattgaaaaaataagaatgtaaaaattttaattttattttttgaatggGTAGGGTCGGGTACAaggtaagaaaaaaaatttaataatgaaatagagttttgaaaaatgttttctttatctatccatttgttactttttttaaaaaaaatcttgagcTAAAATTCGCACTGTGATTGTAAAAGTTAAATGTTACTatgtaaaattattgaaattaatcgggtcaaattgggcgggtcaagacccaacccattTTTTAGCCCATGTGAACCCAACCTATTTGAGCACAAAGTAAGCTTGGGCGGGTCAAGACGCAACCCGATTTCTGtttcaactcattttaatatttccaATTTTAACCCAACCCacccatttgacacccctatAAGGAGCTATCATCTATATGTAACAGTTAACTATCTTGCTCCTTCCTTCAACACTTATGCCTGCTAGAGTCTAGACCGCAAGAATTGTTTGGATGATATAAATACTAGTGTCAAAAGTTTTTGGGACCATCTGAGAAGTTcaactaaaaacaaaaaatagtaataagtTGAAACCACACCAAGAAAAACATACAAGGCTTGACAATTATTGTGGTTCCTCTCCCCCTCCTCCCATAAGCAACTTTTGGTTTAGCTGAACCATTCAGGTTAAGAGAGTGGGCGTAGCCGACACTCTTTCCCTAAGTTCCAAAAAACACCCAAGTATAGATTAAAAAATCTCTGAGGTAACCGACAGAAGAAGTAAGAacagaaaacaagaagaaacaAGAAAGCACCAACAACTTAGTTAAATCATCGACAAGAAATCAAGTCTTTCTCGTTTATTTATCCATTTGTTGGGAAAAAGAGCAAACGATATTATTTTGGGTATAGAGACTAGAGACATTGTTTTGCCCCCCTAAATTGAGGGTCTATTGGCATTTCTTAACAGAAGGGCAAAACCAAAGATAGAATGTTTGTTGAATCTAACAACATTTAAAGGACTAGGTTGAGACTCTCGAAAAGCTAAAGGGCTCTCAAAACTTGAATC
This window of the Solanum pennellii chromosome 2, SPENNV200 genome carries:
- the LOC107010831 gene encoding rRNA-processing protein CGR1, which codes for MACTVDFRCLDEGFGGKTYKRKRAEKEQGNGNGNGIEAMEVEEIPRKRQAVPSEEDPNKPVLGRPTYDGVIAGRVSGRNWKQPRKHRSSAAKVSVKGKSLEQRMKEKEIKKAYKERINELKEEIRHNKVEKRKQREEREKKKQENILKSGTKVQKVTNPKTLKKIAKSKQRKLLKVVSDHLLNRGNNNSIS